The genomic stretch CCCACAACTTCTTGTAAATTGTTCCTCCCCCAGTCACAAATACTTCATCTTCATTTTTCGTCAACTCCAAAGCCTCCTCAACACTATGCACAACCTCGCATCCCGCAGCCTCGAATTCCGGATTTCGGGATATAACGATATTTCTTCGGTTAGGCAAAGCCCGACCGATCGACTCAAACGTCTTCCGTCCCATTAATATCGTATGCCCCGTGGTCAAAGCCTTAAAGCGTTTCAAATCAGCTGAAAGCCTCCATATCAACCCGTTATCCCTTCCGATAACATTGTTCTCTGCCGCTGCTACTATTATTGATAAAACCATCGAATTTATTTTAGATTTACGATTTTAGATTTACGATTGGCCCCTCTGACCTTTGGTCATCTCCACTATAAACAGGGAAGAACCAAATTAGTCTCCGTCTTCGGGAATCTTTTCATTCTAAATTTTAAACTCTAAATTTTACATTATACCGATATCGCCCCCTTTATATGTGGATGCGGGTTATAATCGCACAATGTAAAATCTTCGTATTTAAAATCGAATATACTTTTCACGTCCGGGTTGATTTCCATCCGGGGTAAAGGACGGGGTTCGCGTGTCAACTGCAATTTCACCTGTTCGATATGATTCAAGTAAATATGCGTGTCACCCAACGTATGCACAAATTCTCCTGGTTTCAAACCGCACACTTGCGCCATCATCATTGTCAACAAAGCATACGAGGCAATATTAAACGGCACGCCCAAAAAAGTATCGGCACTACGCTGATACAATTGGCAGGATAATTTCCCGTTAGCCACGTAAAACTGAAATAATGCGTGACAAGGGGGCAATGCCATATTTTCAATATCCCCGGCATTCCATGCACTCACGATCAACCGACGGGAATTCGGACTATGTTTAATGTCATGCACCACTTGGGAAATCTGATCCAGAGAAGTCCCGTCCGGCTTAGGCCATGAACGCCATTGGTAACCATAGATATGTCCTAATCTACCATCTTCATCAGCCCATTCATCCCAGATACTCACCCCATGATCGTGCAAATACTTCACGTTCGTATCGCCGTTCAGGAACCACAACAACTCGTATATAATTGACTTCAAATGCAATTTCTTCGTAGTCAACAAAGGGAAACCTTCTTCCAGGTTAAACCGCATCTGGTGACCGAACACGCTAATCGTTCCCGTCCCCGTCCGGTCCTCTTTCACCGTCCCCTCCGACAAAATCCTATCCAGTAAATCTAAATATTGCCTCATAATAATTGAAAATTGAAAATTGAAAATTGAAAATGTACGATTCAACTTTCAATAGATGATAGAACAAAGATAGCCTTTAAATTTTAAATTCTAAACTTTTCTCACGATCATTAACCCGTGACGAACAGGCAACAGGATATTCTCCACCCGGCTATCAGCCTGTACCATTTCATTAAAATTCAAAATACCTTTGGTTTGGGCATCCAATTTCACTTGCGGGTCTGCCACCTTACCATCCCACAACACGTCATCCGCAATAATCATTCCTCCACTCCGCACCTTATCAAACACGAGCCGATAATATTCCGAATATTCTCGCTTATCGGCATCGATAAACACCAGATCAAACATTTCATCCAGCGTGGGAATAATCTTGCAAGCATCCCCCACGTGAAAAACGATACGCTCCTGCAAGCCGCTTTTTTCAATATATTGGCGAGTGAAATCTTCCAACTCATCATTCACGTCGATCGTGTGCAGCACACCCCCTTTCTCCAACCCGGCAGCCATCGAAATAGCAGCATACCCCGTGTATGTCCCGATCTCCAGCACCCGACGGGCGCCAATCATCCGGCATATCATTTTCAGGAACTGCCCTTGCAAATTTCCGGATAACATTCTCGGACGCAATACATTCAGATGGGTCGCCCTTGACAACTCGGCCAACACCTCCCCCTCCGGCTCGCTATGCGCCAGTATATATTGTTCCAGTTCAGCATCCATTTCCAACATGACAGATTCTATTTATATAGTAATACAGATTGCTTTTCCACATCGAAGACCTCCTTCGCCACCCGGATCAGCAACTCCGGTGTAATTTCCTCGATCTGGGTATAAATATCTTCAAGACTATCCACCTTATCGTAAATCAAGAAACTCTTCCCGATCGACAGCATCAAGTTCTCGTAATTCTCCGACGAGATCGCCAGTTGCCCCACCATCTGAGCCTTTGCCCGTTTCAACTGCAAGGGCCCCAACTTTTCTTCATACAAGGCCCGCATCTCCTTCTTGCACAAATTCAGACACCATTCGGCATTTTCCGGGTCACAACCGAAATAAATCATGGATACCCCCGTGTCCGAATAAGGCGTGTACGACGCCTCGATATTATAAGCCAAACCGTACTTTTCACGGATATTCAAATTCAAACGGGAATTCATCCCCGTCCCTCCCAACAAGTTCATCAACAGCGATAAGGCCAATCGGTTATCCTCCGTGTAATCGTAAGCGATATTCCCGATAATACAATGACTTTGGTGCGTGTCCCGATCCATCTCCACGAAACGGGGAGTGTAAATCTCCGGCTTAATCCGAGCCTTCAACGGAGTTCCGGCCTCGTAAGGCGAAAAATACTTTTCCACCAGACGCACCAACTTCTCGAACGGGATATCCCCGACCGAGCTAATCACCATCCGGTTCGGGAAATAATTACGTTTCACAAAATCCAGCACCATACCCCGGGAAATCCGTTCCACGGAAGCCTCGTCACCCAGAATATTCCGTCCGATCGGGTAACCGGTATAAATCAGCTCCTCGAAATCGTCGAAAATCAACTCTCCCGGGTTATCCTTGTACGAGTTTATCTCATCCAGTACCACGTCTTTCTCCTTCTCTATCTCCTTCTCCGGGAACACCGAATGAAACACGATGTCGGCAAACAATTCCAACGTACGCTCGTAATCCTTTGCCATAAACGTGGCATACACGCACGTGTCCTCCTTCGTGGTGTAAGCATTCAACTCACCCCCGACATCTTCCAGACGACTCAATATATGATAGGCTTTACGTTTCTCCGTACCTTTAAAAATCACGTGTTCTATAAAATGAGCCATTCCCAGTTCATCCTCCCGTTCATCCCGACTCCCCACGTTTATAATCAACCCGCAATAAGCGGCTTTATTCGGAACATAGTTATGGATTAATCTTAATCCATTAGCAAATATATGTGTTTGATACATTTTATTGAATAAAAAGACTTCCTCCCGACAAATTCAGATTCACTTTTCCCGCGTATTTTTTATTCCCGATAAACCCGGTCTCCAGCACGGTATTCTTATCCGTCGTCGGTTTACTCTCCAGCGTCACGCCCTCGGGCAATTCCACCTTCAAATTTTTATTACGTGCCAACTCCAGCGTGTAACCGCATCCTTCCATGAAAGTCAATCCCACCTTCGTGGAAGAACCTTTCACGTCAACAGCAGCGAACGAGAAATTGATATTACGCACGTTCAACTCGCCCCAACGCATATCCATCTTGAGTGATCCGCCAATATCCTGCACCTCGTATTTCGTGTAGAAAGAAGTCCCGTCCATATCCTCGACCATCCCCAGGTAACAGGTCCCTCCCGATGTCTTCAACGAAAGTTTATCCGCCTCCATCAACTGCAAAGTCGTTGACGTGCAATCCAGTTTCATCTCTTTCCCTTCCCCGATCTTCACCTTACAGGATTTGAACTCGGCCGTCATGTTTCCCAATTTCTCCACCTCAAATTCTCCCTTATTCTGTTTCACGGAAAACTCTCCACCCGTCACTGAATTGGCCTTAAAATTACCGGATACGATCTCCACGCTCATATCCCCCACGAAATCGGCCACCGAGGCGCCTCCCTCCGTGCATACCAGACGTACTTTCTTACCTTTCGGAACCTTAATATGATAGTCAACGCTCACGGTCACCCCCGCAAACATCTGCCGCAGGCTCATATCCTTCTGGAACAACGTCTCCACGTTCAACACAGCCCCCTGCTCCTTAGCCGTTATGGAAATATACTCTAATATCTCGTCAACCTTGGCTTTTGTTTTTGCCTCCACCCACACGGAAGTCGTGATGGAAAACTCGTCACCTTCCTGCTTAACATCGATATTCCCATAGCGGTTCGTAACCGTCAACTCGTTAATGGATGCCGCAGGAAAGCTCTTCTTAAACTCCTTTGATCCCTCCTCAGCCCAAGCGTTTACCGCTCCGAACAAAACAATTGCCAATAATAATAATCTCTTCATATCGATTGATTTAATCATGAATTACTCGACAACAAATCACATCATCTCCTCGTTCTCCTCCACCTCTTTGTACCGCAGTGCCAGGTAAGCCAGCATCCGGCTAAACGTCTCCATTGCCATTGTCGTTTGCGAATTTATCTCTTTTTTCTGTAATCGCAACATCAAATGCCCATAAAGAGCATGAAGTGCCAGCTCGACATCGGAAACCTCCTCCGGCAAGTTCGTCTTCCGGCGATAATCCAGCAAATTATTCGCAGCCATCATGAACAACTGCTTATACTTCATATCCTGCACGTTATGGAGTAAATGGAAATGCAACTCCGTCAACTCGTTCACCATGTTCTTCACCACCTGCACGTGCCCGCTCTTCGTCACCTCCTCTTTCCTCATCATCTCGATCAAGTTGTCATACCAATCGCTGATCTCCTTCCGTGTCGCATCATCCCCCCCGAACTGGCTCACCACGTTCCGGTTCACCAGCTCAATATCCATCTGCATCGCCCTCAACATATCCTCCACCTGCCACATATACAGGATATATTCGGCCACATTACTCTTTCTCTTCTCGCGTGCTATCAACATACTAACTAATTTACAATTTTAGATTTTAAATTTTAAATTGCCTACCGGACACATATCAACCTAAAATTTACAATTCGAAATTTTATAGTTCTTTGAGTTTATCAATCAACCTCCGGTCTCGTTTCGTGGGACGCCCTGAACCACGATCCCGGCTTTCAAATTGCATGAAAGTTCCCCGGAGAATATCTAGTTTTTCCTGCGGGGTGATCTCTTCCACGAAATCGACGGCCAACTGGGCAGACATCCGCTTGTCGGTAACCTGTTTCACCACGTACTCCCGCTCAATCGGCGGAACCCGTACTTTCACGACATCCCCGACCTTTACCTCCCGGGACGCTTTCACGTGCGCATCACCGATAGAGACGTGACCTTTACCACATTCCTCTGCGGCTAACGAGCGGGTTTTGAAAATCCGAACCGCCCACAACCATTTATCTATTCTAACCTTCTCCACGGCTTATTCATTTATAACTTACAATCTGTCAAAGCTAAAACTTATTCTGCAAATGACAAAACAAATGCTGACCTGGAATCACGAACCTGAAATCTTCATTTTAAAATTCGGAATCACGACTTCAAAATCACAAATCGTAAATCTAAAATCGCAAATTATTACACAGGCTCATCGTCTTGTCCACCCCGATAAAAATAAAATTCTCGATCACCTCCCCGCAATGCTTTAACATCACTGGAAAACGTTCCTCTTCCTCCGAAGACCACTCTCCCAACACGTAATCTACCTGTTTTCCCTTGGGAAATTCGTTCCCGATACCAAAACGCAAACGGGTGTAATCCTGTGTCCCCAGCAACTGGTTAATACTCTTCAAACCGTTATGTCCCCCGTCACTACCTTTGCCTCTCAAACGGATCGTCCCGAAAGGTAACGCCAAGTCATCCACCACCACGAAAAGATTCGACAACTCGATTTTCTCTTTTTGCATCCAGTAACTGACCGCCTTACCACTCAGGTTCATGTACGTGTTCGGCTTCAACAAAATCAGGGTACGTCCCTTCAACTTCACCGTGGCAACCGCACCATAACGCATATCTTCAAAAACAGTATTGGACGCCTTAGCAAAGGCGTCCAATACTTTAAATCCGATGTTATGTCGTGTATTCTGGTACTCGGGACCTATGTTGCCCAATCCCACAATAAGATATTTCATCTGTCTATTTTTTCAAACTACTATTGAGCGCTTTGTGCAGCTCTTGCAGCTCTTGTCAATTTAACCTGAGCAACCACAACGCTCTTGGCATTCATTAACTCTACGCCTTCCACGTGAATATCCTGTACTTTAATAGCCTTACCAACACCTAAAGAAGTAACATCAACAACCACTTCATCCGGCATATCTTTCGGAAGAGCTTTTACTTTCAACTTACGAGTGATGATAGCCAACTTACCTCCGGCTTGAACTCCGGCAGCGTGTCCTGTTACCCGAACAGGAACGTCCATTACAACTGGCTTATCCTCTGAGGTCTGGTAGAAATCAATATGTAAAACCTTATCCGTCACCGGGTGGAATTGAATATCTCTCATCACGGCACCGTAAGATTTACCATCAAGATCCAAATTTACCAGATATACATTAGGAGTGTAAAGAAGTTTCTTCAAATCTTTATCCAAAACTGCGAAATGAACGTTTGCCTCTCCACCATAAAGAACGCATGGAACTTTCTCCGCATATCTTACAGCCTTGGTAGCTTTTTTACCTAAATCGTTTCTTACTTCTCCTTTTAAATCAAATACTTGCATAATAATAACATTGCTTGTGCTACTCAAATCCAGACTGATGCCCCGGGGTTATAAGCCACGTCTGCATTCCCATTACACGTTTAAAACTATCCCCGTACTTTTAATGCGGCGCAAATGTACGAACAAATTATCAGAATCACAACACTTTTTTCAAAGCGATTATCTTCATTTCTCCATCTCACTTTTTACCCACTCGTCATATATACCCTTGATCTCTTGGTAACGAGGATGTTCTTTGAAAAGCAAAAGAGAGGAGCGAAAATTATAGTCTGCATGATCCACAAATGCATCAATTTTCTCAATGTCATGCTCACCTGTTTGACAATACCACTTTTCAAATAATCGAAAACGAGCATTCTCCTTTTTATCACAAGTCTCACAAACAACAATAAGCGAATTTTGATTTACTTGAAAAAAATCACTCAAAATCTTGACAATCGTGTAACGCACCCTCCCATCATTCACAGGTTTCCCCACTGCATCAAAAGAAAAAGTATAAACATGATCGGCCCCGAAAGCTTCACTAATATCAATAAAATAAGCGGTGTAAACAACACCGCTTTGCGTTATAAATTTATATGCCAGATCATCTGTCTGAACGATATGATACGGGAGTTGCAAATTTGATATCACGCTCTTTAGCTAATTTTTTCAAATCACCATTCTTCTGAATACACTCCCGAATAGCACGCTTATCCTCCAACAATTTTTGGAAAAAACTTTTCGTTTCTACTTTTGGTGTTTTCATTTCAATGATTTTTAAGTCCTTATTTATAAATACAAAGATACAAATAACAATCCAAACTCCATAACAATGTCACGAATTAATATCATTTACAATCAATATAAATAAGCATTCATCAATACCACATCAACACCCAAAACAACACACTGAAAATCAACAATAAACAATCAAAAATCCGCCATTTTCAATGACAAGTTTTCACACGGAACAACCCTTTTTATTCTGAAAAAGTTTTTTGTTTCAATTATAGGTCTTATTTTTGCGTCATTATTAACAAACAAATTTTTTTAGAAATGGCTTACGTAATATCTGATGATTGTATTTCTTGTGGAGCATGTGAATCAGAGTGCCCGGTAGGAGCAATCTCTATGGGTGATGATCACTATCAAATCAATGCTGATGAATGTATCTCATGCGGGGCTTGCGCTGGTGTATGTCCTGTTGGAGCTCCGAAAGAAGCTTAATCATCATAAAAAGAAAAGAACAAAGCTGCCTCTCTCGGGCAGCTTTCTTTTTGTACCTATTCGAAACCATTACTACCGATAACTCCCTCAAATCAACCCTTCTCACGGGGTTGTAAAAGCACGATGCCTCATGCTTGTTTGCAAGTCGTATCCTTGTTCCCGTGAACAACCGGAACGTGGCCAAAGTTATTTTTACTTATACTTTGTTAAAATGGCGGCGACAATCGGGCGACAGCGCCTAACAGTCACCCAATTTTCAAACTTCCCCCCCCAAATACCCCGTTAAATCCCATGAATCACGAGATCCATCCGCACGTCCAGCTCATCGACAGGCACCTCTTCCACGAACTGGAATCCGAAACAAATCCCGACCTTCCGGGCAACATGTGTCTCTTTCAAAATCTTATCGTAATACCCGCGTCCGCGCCCTAGACGATTCCCGTGGCGATCAAAAGCCACGCCCGGCACGACGATCAAGTCAATCGCATCGTAATCCGTGTACAATTCACCAACAGGCTCCAATATGCCGAAAGCCTCTCCCGGTTGCAGGGATTCCATGCCCTTAAACACCCGTAATTCCAACACGTCCCCTTTCACGCAAGGCAACAGGACGGTCTTCTCCCCTGCCCACTTGCAGACGTAATCATGCGTGAACACCTCGTCGTCCATCGACCAGTAGAGCAACACGGTCCGGGCCTCCTTGAAAAAATCCGTCTGTTCCAACTCCTTCCACAAGGGACGAGACATCTCCACCTTTTGTTCCAGAGAATACTGGCTTTTCAAAACTTTAACCTGTTTTCGCAATTCTTTTTTATCCATGGTAAACAATCTTCCTAATCTTTATTCATTATTTTGCGCAAAAATCGTACTTTTGCAGCAATAAACAAAACAAGCTGCCAAAGAGTTACCAGATTTATTTGGACGCTTACCAACAATCCATCCCGTCAAGGGATACAACGTGCAGAATTATGAAAATAGCGATACCTCAAATCAACTACCACATCGGAGATATTTCCAAAAATAAGGATCTTATTATTGCTGCCATAAAAAAGGCGAAAGCCATGAAAGCGGAACTCGTTCTTTTTCCCGAACACGCCATCTGTGGGGCTTACCCGCAAGACCTTTTCGAGAAAGAATATTTCGTGAACGAATGTCGTGTCAGCATTGAAAAGATCGCCGAGCAATGTCATAATATAGCGGCATTAGTGGGCGGCCCGAACCTAGACTTGGAAGATGGCATCCTGATGAACGCCATGTTTTTCATGTACGACGGGGAAGTGCGAGGCGGGGTAAACAAAACCATATTGAGCGACTACGACGTTTTCGATGAGAGCCGGTACTTCATCCCGGGAGAATCCAACACGCCCCTACGCTACAAGAACCAGAATATCCGGGTCATTTTCGACGAGTACGAATCCAACATGATCGAGAAGACCGACACGATCATCGTACATGTCGGTTCGACACCTTTCACCACGGAAAGTTTTGCTTACCGGAAAGAAAGTCTATCATACATCGCACGCAAACAGAAATGCCCACTCATATCACTCAATCACGTGGGAGCGAACGCCTCTCTGATATTTGACGGTAACTCTTTCGTGGTCAACAGTAAAGGGATTTCAACATACAAATTAGCCGCATTCAAAGAAGATTTCATGGTCATCGACACGGAAAGACTGCTTAATGCCCCGGCCCTCAAAGAAAAAGGACCGGACAACATAGCTCTTATTCACGATGCACTCATCCTAGGGATAAAAGATTTCTTCCACAAAAACGGATTCTCGAAAGCCGTACTCGGACTTTCCGGGGGAATCGATTCTGCTCTCGTCGCCGCATTAGCAACAGAAGCTCTTGGAAAAGAAAACGTGTTGGGCATACTGATGCCTTCCCGCTTCTCAACAGACCACTCGGTCACGGATGCCGTCGACCTGGCAAAAAACTTGGGAATCTCTCACGAAATTTTACCCATCAAAGAGATATACGACAACTTTATTACCACGTTAAAACCAGTATTCAAGGACGCCCCCTTCAACGTGGCCGAAGAAAACCTGCAAGCTCGTATCCGTGGATCGCTTGTTATGGCAATCTCCAACAAGTTCGGGAACATCCTTTTAAACACGTCGAACAAAAGCGAGGCTGCCGTGGGATATGGTACCCTGTACGGGGACCTGTGCGGATCACTTTCCGTGTTAGGTGATGTATACAAGACTGACGTGTACAAATTATCCCGTTACATGAACCGGAACGGGGAATTGATTCCAGAAAACACCATCACGAAAGCCCCCTCTGCCGAACTGCGCCCCGGACAAAAAGATCAAGACTCCCTGCCCGATTACGACACGCTAGATGCTATTTTGAAATTATATCTTGAAGAAAATAGTTCCAAACAAGAAATCATCGCAAAAGGATTCGCCCCGGAAATAGTTGAAAAAACACTATCCTTGGTCAACCGTAACGACTACAAACGGGCACAATGCCCGCCTATACTGAAAGTCAGTAAAAAAGCGTTCGGTAGCGGACGCCGCATGCCACTTGTTGCCAAACTATAACCCCTGTTAAGAGAACAAGTTTATGAGAACGATAAAAGACAAAGAGCTACACGAAAAATATTGCAACATTTGCATTGATAGTCCCAACTCCCTTTTCGCGAATCTTGACGAAAGTAGTAAAAGTATTATTCGCCAAACCAGCATTTGCAAGATGTACAGGAAAGGGGACTTGATTTACGAAGAAGGGAATAAACCTTTCGGGTTAATTTGTCTGATTACTGGGAAAGCCAAAATCGCCAAGAAAGGCATCGCGGGACGAGAACAAATCGTGCGCATGGCAAAACCCGTCGGGTTCATCGGCTACCGGGCTTTCTTTGCCGAGGAAATGCACATCGCATCAGCGGAGGCTCTTGAGGAATCCATTGTCTGCATTATGAAAACAGAACTTATTTTCGGTATCGTGCGCAGTAACTCGGACGTTGCCATGAACGTGATCCGGGCGTTGGCTACCGACCTCGGATTTTCGAACCGCCGGACAGTAACACTCACGCAAAAACACATTCGCGGACGTCTGGCAGAAGCCTTGCTCGTACTGAAAGACACTTACGGGTTCGAGGACGATAACATGACCCTGAAAATTTGTCTCTCACGGGAAGATATGGCCAATCTCTCGAACATGACCACCTCTAATGCCATCCGCACGCTATCCAACTTTGCTTCGGAAGGCATACTGGAACTTTCCGGCAAACAAATCAAGATCACGAACATGGAAGCGCTGGAAAAAGTAAGCGAGATGGGATAACTCAATCATCCTGCAATTGATCGATACACTGGCTGATGGTTTCATAATCAAAGCCACGACTCAAAGCAAAGCGGAAAAGCTTTGCTTTTCGCTTATACGGGTCCTCCTCTTTTAATCCCCGATTCTTTTGTTTCAACAGCGCCAGACACGTGGCGTCACTTTCCTCATTGGGTAAAGAAGATAAAGCCCGTTCGATAATACGTTCCGGCACACGCTTTTGCCGGAGCATCTGCATGATCTTCAACTTTCCCCAGCGATTAAAACGATGCTTATCCCGGGCATACGCCTCTGCAAAGCGAGTATCATCCAAGAAATGATTCTTCACCAAAAACTCCATAACCGCAGCAATATCCTTTTCCTCTAACTCCCACCTCTGTAACTTTTTAAGGATATCAAAACTACAATACTCCTTTTTACTACACTGCCCGGCAACAATATTCAACGCTTTCTTCGCATCCACTTTCGATGTAATTTAGAATTTAAAATTTCCCCGGGCTTTCACCATTCTCTCCCGTTCATTAATATCCTTCCTCAATTCAACATCCTCGTACCCCATCTCCCGAAGTAACTCGACGGTCTCTTCCCCAAAAGCCTCATTGATCTCGAAAAACAGCAACCCACCCCAGTTCAGATGATCACGACCGAATTCGGCAATCTTCCGGTAAAACATTAACGGATCGGCATCCGGCACAAAAAGAGCCCTAGAGGGTTCATAATTCAACACCCGATCATGCATAAGAGCCTTTTCCGACTCCCGCACATAAGGCGGATTACTCACTATCACGTCGAAACTAGGCCACGCCCATTCCTCGTAACGTAATATATCACGTACCTCAAATTTCACCTCCACACCATTCCTCCGGGCATTATTGGCAGCTTGTTCCACAGCCTCCGGGGAAATATCCACCCCACAAAGCCGTACTCCTTTCAACAACTTACCCAACGACACAATGATACACCCACTCCCCGTTCCAATATCCAAAACACTTGTACCCGGCTGCACTCCCGATTCCACGATCCACATCACCAGCTCTTCCGTCTCCGGCCGGGGAATCAAGGTTTCGCTATTTAGCTGGAAATCAATACCGGCAAATTCCGTTTCTCCCAATATATACTGGATCGGTTTATCCGTTTTTAACTCTTCCACGATTTGAACAAATTTATCGACAAAGGTTTTTGCCAAAAATTCGTGTTTATTAAGATGGATTTCTATATTTGTACAATGCAATAATTTGCAAAAGGCAAGAGAGCATAAAACTTTTATTTCATGCTCGGTATAAGTATCCTTTAGCTCCTGTAATGCGTATTGTTGTAAATCAAACATCGTATTCATGGAACAAAGATACGGTTTAATTGAAAACTGAAAATTGAAAATTGAAATTTTAATTGCGTGAACTGGACAAGTATTGCGATTAACATTGGCATTGTACTGTATATTCTCACCATCTTGGCGATCATATACACGATCATACTGGAAAACAGGAATCCGGTACGTACACTCGCATGGATACTCGTGCTCGTGCTAGTCCCCGGTATCGGGCTGTTCTTTTACATCTATTTCGGCATGAATTACCGGAAGA from Butyricimonas virosa encodes the following:
- a CDS encoding dihydrofolate reductase, whose amino-acid sequence is MVLSIIVAAAENNVIGRDNGLIWRLSADLKRFKALTTGHTILMGRKTFESIGRALPNRRNIVISRNPEFEAAGCEVVHSVEEALELTKNEDEVFVTGGGTIYKKLWDKADRLYLTVVHQECEGDTVIPSVDLEVWKEVEREVGKADEKNECDYTFINYERVK
- a CDS encoding thymidylate synthase — its product is MRQYLDLLDRILSEGTVKEDRTGTGTISVFGHQMRFNLEEGFPLLTTKKLHLKSIIYELLWFLNGDTNVKYLHDHGVSIWDEWADEDGRLGHIYGYQWRSWPKPDGTSLDQISQVVHDIKHSPNSRRLIVSAWNAGDIENMALPPCHALFQFYVANGKLSCQLYQRSADTFLGVPFNIASYALLTMMMAQVCGLKPGEFVHTLGDTHIYLNHIEQVKLQLTREPRPLPRMEINPDVKSIFDFKYEDFTLCDYNPHPHIKGAISV
- a CDS encoding O-methyltransferase: MLEMDAELEQYILAHSEPEGEVLAELSRATHLNVLRPRMLSGNLQGQFLKMICRMIGARRVLEIGTYTGYAAISMAAGLEKGGVLHTIDVNDELEDFTRQYIEKSGLQERIVFHVGDACKIIPTLDEMFDLVFIDADKREYSEYYRLVFDKVRSGGMIIADDVLWDGKVADPQVKLDAQTKGILNFNEMVQADSRVENILLPVRHGLMIVRKV
- a CDS encoding M16 family metallopeptidase, whose protein sequence is MYQTHIFANGLRLIHNYVPNKAAYCGLIINVGSRDEREDELGMAHFIEHVIFKGTEKRKAYHILSRLEDVGGELNAYTTKEDTCVYATFMAKDYERTLELFADIVFHSVFPEKEIEKEKDVVLDEINSYKDNPGELIFDDFEELIYTGYPIGRNILGDEASVERISRGMVLDFVKRNYFPNRMVISSVGDIPFEKLVRLVEKYFSPYEAGTPLKARIKPEIYTPRFVEMDRDTHQSHCIIGNIAYDYTEDNRLALSLLMNLLGGTGMNSRLNLNIREKYGLAYNIEASYTPYSDTGVSMIYFGCDPENAEWCLNLCKKEMRALYEEKLGPLQLKRAKAQMVGQLAISSENYENLMLSIGKSFLIYDKVDSLEDIYTQIEEITPELLIRVAKEVFDVEKQSVLLYK
- a CDS encoding DUF4924 family protein; the protein is MLIAREKRKSNVAEYILYMWQVEDMLRAMQMDIELVNRNVVSQFGGDDATRKEISDWYDNLIEMMRKEEVTKSGHVQVVKNMVNELTELHFHLLHNVQDMKYKQLFMMAANNLLDYRRKTNLPEEVSDVELALHALYGHLMLRLQKKEINSQTTMAMETFSRMLAYLALRYKEVEENEEMM
- a CDS encoding RNA-binding S4 domain-containing protein; its protein translation is MEKVRIDKWLWAVRIFKTRSLAAEECGKGHVSIGDAHVKASREVKVGDVVKVRVPPIEREYVVKQVTDKRMSAQLAVDFVEEITPQEKLDILRGTFMQFESRDRGSGRPTKRDRRLIDKLKEL
- the pth gene encoding aminoacyl-tRNA hydrolase; the protein is MKYLIVGLGNIGPEYQNTRHNIGFKVLDAFAKASNTVFEDMRYGAVATVKLKGRTLILLKPNTYMNLSGKAVSYWMQKEKIELSNLFVVVDDLALPFGTIRLRGKGSDGGHNGLKSINQLLGTQDYTRLRFGIGNEFPKGKQVDYVLGEWSSEEEERFPVMLKHCGEVIENFIFIGVDKTMSLCNNLRF
- a CDS encoding 50S ribosomal protein L25/general stress protein Ctc; amino-acid sequence: MQVFDLKGEVRNDLGKKATKAVRYAEKVPCVLYGGEANVHFAVLDKDLKKLLYTPNVYLVNLDLDGKSYGAVMRDIQFHPVTDKVLHIDFYQTSEDKPVVMDVPVRVTGHAAGVQAGGKLAIITRKLKVKALPKDMPDEVVVDVTSLGVGKAIKVQDIHVEGVELMNAKSVVVAQVKLTRAARAAQSAQ
- a CDS encoding DUF6169 family protein → MISNLQLPYHIVQTDDLAYKFITQSGVVYTAYFIDISEAFGADHVYTFSFDAVGKPVNDGRVRYTIVKILSDFFQVNQNSLIVVCETCDKKENARFRLFEKWYCQTGEHDIEKIDAFVDHADYNFRSSLLLFKEHPRYQEIKGIYDEWVKSEMEK
- a CDS encoding DUF362 domain-containing protein translates to MAYVISDDCISCGACESECPVGAISMGDDHYQINADECISCGACAGVCPVGAPKEA
- a CDS encoding 5-formyltetrahydrofolate cyclo-ligase is translated as MDKKELRKQVKVLKSQYSLEQKVEMSRPLWKELEQTDFFKEARTVLLYWSMDDEVFTHDYVCKWAGEKTVLLPCVKGDVLELRVFKGMESLQPGEAFGILEPVGELYTDYDAIDLIVVPGVAFDRHGNRLGRGRGYYDKILKETHVARKVGICFGFQFVEEVPVDELDVRMDLVIHGI
- a CDS encoding NAD+ synthase, encoding MKIAIPQINYHIGDISKNKDLIIAAIKKAKAMKAELVLFPEHAICGAYPQDLFEKEYFVNECRVSIEKIAEQCHNIAALVGGPNLDLEDGILMNAMFFMYDGEVRGGVNKTILSDYDVFDESRYFIPGESNTPLRYKNQNIRVIFDEYESNMIEKTDTIIVHVGSTPFTTESFAYRKESLSYIARKQKCPLISLNHVGANASLIFDGNSFVVNSKGISTYKLAAFKEDFMVIDTERLLNAPALKEKGPDNIALIHDALILGIKDFFHKNGFSKAVLGLSGGIDSALVAALATEALGKENVLGILMPSRFSTDHSVTDAVDLAKNLGISHEILPIKEIYDNFITTLKPVFKDAPFNVAEENLQARIRGSLVMAISNKFGNILLNTSNKSEAAVGYGTLYGDLCGSLSVLGDVYKTDVYKLSRYMNRNGELIPENTITKAPSAELRPGQKDQDSLPDYDTLDAILKLYLEENSSKQEIIAKGFAPEIVEKTLSLVNRNDYKRAQCPPILKVSKKAFGSGRRMPLVAKL